Proteins from a genomic interval of Granulicella sp. L56:
- a CDS encoding glycosyltransferase family 2 protein: MSKYSIVVPFHNEEENVTTLYDRLKAVMEHVGDTFELVFVDDGSRDRTYRLLEEIAAVDSRVLVVKLRRNFGQTSALAAGFDHATGDFILAMDGDLQHNPDEIPNFLAKLEEGYDVVSGWRSHRGDNFIMRRIPSRAANWLMATLSGVNIHDFGTTFKAYRREVIQNIPLYGEMHRFIPALASWYGASICEIPITNPAREFGKSHYGISRTFRVFFDLLTIRFLLKYMTRPLHFFGTIGALGMATGSGLAIWLFILKLLSGQPVMDQHGPIFVIAGILILAGIQMMGIGLLGELQVRHFFTAAHRAPYAVDRVIRLRSEESLLQ, encoded by the coding sequence GTGTCGAAATATTCCATCGTCGTCCCTTTTCATAACGAAGAAGAGAATGTCACCACTCTCTACGACCGCCTGAAGGCCGTCATGGAGCATGTCGGCGACACCTTCGAACTGGTCTTCGTCGACGACGGCTCCCGCGACCGTACCTACCGCCTGCTCGAAGAGATCGCCGCTGTCGACAGCCGCGTTCTGGTCGTCAAGCTGCGCCGCAACTTCGGCCAGACCTCGGCGCTCGCCGCCGGTTTCGATCATGCTACCGGCGACTTCATCCTCGCCATGGACGGCGACCTGCAGCACAATCCCGACGAGATTCCCAACTTCCTCGCCAAGCTCGAAGAGGGCTACGACGTGGTCAGCGGCTGGCGTTCCCATCGCGGCGACAACTTCATCATGCGCCGCATCCCCTCGCGCGCGGCCAACTGGCTGATGGCGACCCTCAGCGGCGTCAACATCCACGACTTCGGCACCACCTTCAAGGCCTATCGCCGCGAGGTCATCCAGAACATCCCCCTCTACGGCGAGATGCACCGCTTCATCCCGGCGCTTGCCTCTTGGTACGGGGCGAGCATCTGTGAGATTCCCATTACCAACCCGGCGCGCGAGTTCGGCAAGAGCCACTACGGCATCTCGCGGACCTTCCGCGTCTTCTTCGACCTGCTGACCATCCGCTTCCTGTTGAAGTACATGACCCGCCCGCTGCACTTCTTCGGCACCATCGGCGCGCTGGGCATGGCCACCGGCTCGGGCCTGGCCATCTGGCTTTTTATCCTGAAGCTTCTTAGCGGCCAGCCCGTCATGGACCAGCATGGCCCCATCTTCGTCATCGCGGGCATTCTCATCCTCGCCGGCATCCAGATGATGGGGATCGGCCTGCTCGGCGAACTACAGGTCCGCCATTTCTTCACCGCAGCCCATCGCGCTCCCTACGCTGTAGACCGGGTCATCCGTCTGCGCTCGGAAGAGAGCCTTCTTCAGTAA
- a CDS encoding protease pro-enzyme activation domain-containing protein: MTRKFYLSRRSLLGLTASASLIFGSTISSLAQKPQSRIAGEITSERVEMPKSQPPLAKFAEDKGSLAPQTRLGSMSLVFSRSAAQEADLQALIAAQQSPASPQYHAWLTPDQFATRFGMSDADIAKAEAWLEQQGFAVEAVSRSKNSITFSGTAAQAEAAFGVELHNYQTDGTTHFAPAGDISLPAALSPVVQAVTNLSNFRPHSHMRVQRPQVVPTAKFTSSQTGSYFLTPADIETIYDIKAAQSTGLNGAGQSIAIMGQSAIVLSDIENFQSAAGLPKKDPTLVLVPNSGSTAVFTGDESESDLDLEYSGAIAPGATIYFVYTGDNTNASVTDAIAYAVTNDIAPIISTSYGGCETEYSTTEYNAENSVLAQAAAQGQTVIAASGDDGSTDCYGVSGLTTAQQQALSVDFPASSQYVTGMGGTEFPAANVAAGSSYWAAASGSDVISSAQSYIPEQVWNDDSSTAGISAGGGGASVLTTTRPTWQTGVPNIPSGTTRLVPDISLDASPNNAGYLYCSSDFDGTGITGSCSNGFRDSSNTNLTVAGGTSFTVPIFAGMVAMINQATGSAGQGVVNPTLYALATNPTTYASAFHDITTGNNACTAGTAYCTTAAANPSLYAATTGYDEATGLGSLDFNNLLTAWKAAAAPGTSSLLATITTVTAASTAPASGAADVISIAVAPATGAGTPTGTVTVLVDGAPVSPAPVLSSGTASYSFSSTTDGSHVVRVTYSGDGTYAPSTNTVTINIGPNFSIAAAPATVSVAAGGTGTSTINVTPVNGYTGTVDWSLSGPTALSTTSSFCYAIGTGTNSTTTVTGTAPVPVTLTLYTSTSQCSGANLAASGSGAKRRLGTSTPQASRGKAPATPFSPGTGAGVALAGLLFCGLLGGRSRKLRLFLALGVISVATLSTFGCGSSSSTTTGGSTTTSNLAAGTYVLTLSGADSASSISSQPVNITLTVQ, translated from the coding sequence ATGACAAGAAAGTTTTACCTCTCCAGGCGTAGTTTGTTAGGGCTGACAGCATCCGCTTCGCTCATTTTCGGGTCCACGATCTCCTCACTCGCGCAGAAGCCTCAGTCACGGATCGCCGGAGAGATCACCTCCGAGCGCGTCGAGATGCCCAAATCCCAGCCTCCGCTCGCCAAATTTGCCGAAGACAAGGGAAGCCTCGCGCCCCAGACCCGGCTCGGCAGCATGAGCCTCGTCTTCAGCCGCTCCGCCGCGCAGGAGGCCGACCTTCAGGCCCTGATCGCCGCCCAGCAGAGCCCTGCCTCGCCGCAATATCACGCCTGGCTCACCCCAGACCAGTTCGCCACCCGCTTCGGCATGTCCGACGCCGATATCGCCAAGGCCGAGGCCTGGCTCGAGCAGCAGGGCTTTGCCGTCGAAGCAGTGTCGCGCAGCAAGAACAGCATCACCTTCTCGGGAACGGCGGCGCAAGCCGAAGCCGCCTTTGGCGTCGAGTTGCATAACTATCAGACCGACGGCACCACCCACTTCGCTCCTGCCGGCGACATCAGCCTTCCCGCTGCCCTCTCTCCCGTCGTCCAGGCGGTCACCAATCTTTCGAACTTCCGTCCTCACTCGCACATGCGGGTCCAGCGACCCCAGGTCGTCCCCACCGCCAAATTCACCTCCAGCCAGACCGGCAGCTACTTTCTGACCCCTGCCGATATCGAGACCATCTACGACATCAAAGCCGCCCAGAGCACAGGCCTCAACGGCGCTGGCCAGTCGATTGCCATCATGGGGCAGTCCGCCATCGTCCTCTCTGATATCGAGAACTTCCAGAGCGCAGCAGGTCTCCCCAAAAAAGATCCCACCCTCGTCCTCGTGCCGAACTCCGGCAGCACCGCCGTCTTTACGGGAGACGAATCAGAGTCTGACCTCGACCTCGAATACTCGGGTGCCATCGCACCTGGTGCGACCATCTACTTCGTCTACACCGGCGACAACACCAACGCCAGTGTGACCGACGCGATTGCATACGCCGTCACCAACGACATCGCGCCCATCATCAGCACCAGCTACGGCGGTTGCGAGACCGAGTACTCGACGACTGAATATAACGCCGAGAATAGTGTGCTCGCGCAGGCGGCGGCCCAGGGCCAGACTGTGATCGCGGCCAGCGGAGACGACGGCTCGACTGACTGCTATGGGGTCAGCGGTCTTACGACTGCCCAGCAGCAGGCTCTCTCTGTAGACTTTCCTGCCAGCAGCCAATATGTCACCGGGATGGGGGGCACTGAATTCCCCGCCGCTAACGTCGCCGCTGGCAGCAGCTATTGGGCTGCGGCCAGTGGCAGTGACGTTATCAGCTCCGCGCAGTCCTACATCCCTGAGCAGGTCTGGAACGACGATTCGTCGACTGCCGGTATCTCAGCAGGCGGCGGCGGCGCCAGCGTCCTCACTACCACGCGGCCCACCTGGCAGACCGGCGTGCCCAACATTCCCTCCGGCACCACCCGTCTTGTGCCCGACATCTCTCTCGATGCTTCGCCCAACAACGCAGGCTATCTCTATTGCTCCAGCGACTTTGATGGAACCGGCATCACCGGTAGTTGCTCGAACGGCTTCCGCGACAGCAGCAACACCAACCTGACCGTCGCTGGAGGCACCAGCTTTACTGTTCCCATCTTCGCGGGCATGGTGGCCATGATCAATCAGGCGACCGGTTCGGCAGGGCAGGGCGTCGTCAACCCAACGCTTTACGCGCTCGCTACCAATCCCACAACCTACGCCTCGGCCTTTCATGACATCACCACCGGCAACAACGCCTGCACCGCCGGAACAGCCTATTGCACCACCGCAGCGGCAAACCCATCGCTCTACGCGGCGACCACTGGATACGACGAAGCCACCGGTCTCGGTTCGCTTGACTTCAACAATCTGCTCACCGCATGGAAGGCAGCCGCCGCTCCCGGTACCTCATCGCTGCTCGCCACCATCACAACCGTCACGGCGGCCAGCACTGCTCCTGCCTCGGGCGCTGCGGACGTAATCAGCATCGCCGTCGCTCCTGCGACTGGTGCGGGAACGCCTACGGGTACGGTTACGGTTCTGGTCGATGGCGCGCCGGTATCGCCTGCCCCGGTTCTGTCGAGCGGAACTGCCAGCTATAGCTTCTCTTCCACCACCGACGGCTCACATGTCGTCCGCGTAACCTATTCGGGCGATGGAACTTATGCGCCATCGACCAATACGGTGACCATCAACATCGGGCCTAACTTCTCCATCGCTGCCGCCCCCGCCACCGTTAGCGTCGCCGCCGGTGGTACTGGTACGTCGACGATCAACGTGACCCCGGTGAATGGCTACACGGGAACCGTCGACTGGTCACTCAGTGGCCCCACGGCGCTGTCCACCACCTCCTCCTTCTGCTACGCCATCGGCACCGGTACGAACAGCACCACCACGGTCACGGGCACGGCTCCCGTGCCCGTAACGCTGACCCTCTATACCTCTACCTCACAGTGCTCCGGCGCCAATCTGGCGGCTTCAGGAAGTGGAGCAAAGCGGAGACTTGGCACTTCCACTCCCCAGGCTAGCCGTGGGAAGGCTCCAGCCACGCCCTTCTCTCCGGGGACAGGAGCGGGCGTCGCTTTGGCCGGTCTCCTTTTCTGCGGTCTTCTGGGAGGCCGTTCCCGCAAGCTGCGCCTCTTCCTCGCGCTCGGCGTCATCTCGGTGGCGACGCTCTCGACCTTTGGTTGCGGCAGCAGCAGCTCCACTACCACCGGCGGTTCCACTACAACCAGCAATCTGGCAGCAGGAACCTACGTCCTCACCTTAAGCGGGGCGGACAGCGCATCGTCCATTTCGTCTCAGCCCGTGAACATCACGCTAACCGTTCAATAG
- a CDS encoding MFS transporter, producing the protein MTKQPPSAAILPHMASATKPNPSAASVVGATTALVLLTALNFVNYIDRYILPGVQEQIKGEFHTTDAQIGSLTLWFMLAYMLTSPITGWLGDRFPRKPMIVIAALFWSGINFLTATVHSYDSLNIRHAALGVGEASFGIFAPAILADFYPEDQRNRVLTIFNIAIPVGAALGYLIGGTVGEHHGWRMSFIVSAVPGVIIALLIAFFMKEPARGASQQDKAKLKKDTVLTLLKNKAYLASILGYAAVTFSLGGISWWMPSFLQRVDGRSESSAAFLMGAITVVTGLGGTIVGGTIAQKWSYRTPKALYYIPAIGSILAVPPALVCFFGPKAFTLPALAVAIFLIFLGTGPVNAATVNAVRPEIRATALAGQLFIIHALGDAISPRIIGSISDRSNLNTGLGATLITLVLAAIIFFVGSRYAPELHSSEVQTA; encoded by the coding sequence TTGACCAAACAACCACCATCCGCTGCTATCCTTCCCCACATGGCCTCCGCGACTAAACCGAATCCCTCTGCTGCCTCCGTCGTCGGAGCCACCACAGCGCTCGTTCTGCTCACCGCGCTCAACTTCGTCAACTACATCGACCGCTACATCCTGCCCGGCGTGCAGGAGCAGATCAAGGGAGAGTTTCACACCACCGACGCGCAGATCGGCTCGCTCACCCTCTGGTTCATGCTCGCCTACATGCTCACGTCGCCGATCACCGGCTGGCTGGGCGACCGCTTTCCACGCAAGCCCATGATCGTCATCGCCGCTCTCTTTTGGAGCGGCATCAACTTTCTCACTGCAACCGTTCACTCCTACGACTCGCTCAACATCCGCCACGCCGCACTCGGAGTCGGTGAAGCCAGCTTCGGCATCTTTGCTCCCGCGATCCTTGCCGACTTCTACCCCGAAGACCAGCGCAACCGCGTCCTGACCATCTTCAACATCGCCATCCCTGTAGGCGCGGCGCTCGGCTATCTCATTGGGGGCACCGTAGGCGAGCATCACGGCTGGCGCATGTCCTTCATCGTCTCCGCCGTTCCCGGCGTCATCATTGCGCTGCTCATCGCCTTCTTCATGAAGGAGCCAGCCCGCGGAGCCAGCCAGCAGGACAAGGCCAAGCTGAAGAAGGATACGGTCCTTACGCTGCTCAAGAACAAGGCTTACCTCGCTTCCATCCTTGGCTATGCCGCTGTCACCTTCTCGCTCGGTGGCATCTCGTGGTGGATGCCCTCGTTCCTCCAGCGCGTCGATGGCCGCAGCGAATCTTCCGCAGCATTTCTTATGGGAGCTATCACAGTCGTCACCGGTCTCGGTGGCACGATCGTCGGCGGCACCATCGCGCAGAAGTGGTCTTATCGCACTCCGAAGGCCCTCTATTACATTCCGGCCATCGGCTCCATCCTTGCCGTACCTCCCGCGCTGGTCTGCTTCTTCGGCCCCAAGGCGTTCACGCTGCCCGCCCTCGCCGTTGCGATCTTTCTCATCTTCCTCGGCACCGGCCCGGTGAATGCGGCCACGGTCAACGCCGTGCGCCCGGAGATTCGCGCCACTGCGCTCGCTGGACAGCTCTTCATCATTCACGCGCTCGGCGACGCCATCTCGCCGCGCATCATCGGCAGCATCAGTGACCGCAGCAATCTCAACACCGGCCTCGGAGCTACGCTCATTACCCTTGTCCTCGCGGCCATCATCTTCTTCGTCGGATCAAGATATGCTCCAGAGCTGCACTCGTCCGAAGTCCAAACAGCATGA
- a CDS encoding quinone oxidoreductase — MQAIQILAPGGPDALLLRDLPTPTPGPGEALVRLEASGVNFIDVYFREGRYPAKLPYTLGQEAAGTVVAIGDNVTTVDVGDRVAWCSIPGTYAQLAVAPADRLVKIPEAISFQQAAGAMLQGMTAHYLAHSTYPIRSGDEVLIHAGAGGVGLLFIQMAKSLGARVYTTVSSDEKADLARAAGADEVILYTREDFAAKIKKSSPSGLHAVYDSVGKSTFDKSLEVLRPRGTMVLFGGSSGPVPPFDLIKLSGLGSLYITRPTLKDYIATRAELELRANAVLNAVADGTLKLRLEHTYPLADAAHAHRDLEARITTGKLLLIP, encoded by the coding sequence ATGCAAGCCATTCAGATTCTCGCTCCCGGCGGCCCCGACGCTCTCCTCCTCCGCGATCTCCCCACGCCAACTCCCGGCCCCGGTGAAGCTCTCGTCCGGCTCGAAGCCTCCGGTGTCAACTTCATCGACGTTTACTTTCGGGAAGGGCGCTATCCGGCCAAACTTCCTTACACTCTCGGTCAGGAGGCTGCGGGGACCGTTGTGGCCATTGGAGATAACGTCACCACTGTAGACGTTGGCGACCGCGTCGCCTGGTGTTCTATTCCGGGAACCTACGCTCAGTTGGCCGTAGCCCCCGCCGATCGCCTGGTTAAAATTCCCGAAGCTATCAGTTTTCAGCAGGCCGCCGGAGCCATGCTGCAGGGCATGACCGCCCACTACCTCGCGCACTCTACCTATCCCATCCGCAGCGGCGACGAGGTCCTTATCCATGCCGGAGCCGGTGGTGTCGGTCTTCTCTTTATCCAGATGGCCAAGTCGCTCGGAGCTCGCGTCTATACCACCGTCTCCAGCGACGAGAAAGCAGATCTCGCCCGTGCCGCCGGGGCCGATGAGGTGATCCTCTACACCAGGGAGGACTTTGCCGCGAAGATCAAAAAATCGAGCCCCTCCGGTCTGCACGCCGTCTACGATTCGGTAGGCAAATCCACCTTCGACAAATCGCTCGAAGTGCTTCGTCCGCGCGGAACCATGGTTCTCTTCGGCGGTTCCAGCGGTCCCGTCCCGCCCTTTGACCTGATCAAGCTCTCCGGCCTCGGCTCGCTCTACATCACCCGGCCCACGCTCAAGGACTACATCGCCACCCGCGCAGAGCTTGAACTTCGAGCCAACGCCGTCCTCAATGCCGTCGCCGACGGCACGCTCAAGCTACGCCTCGAGCACACCTATCCTCTTGCCGATGCTGCCCACGCTCACCGTGACCTCGAAGCCCGCATCACCACCGGCAAGCTCCTCCTCATCCCATAA
- a CDS encoding glycosyltransferase yields MSLSHLLSYLAWLIAVFWVWKAIAAARGLPGIPDITLPQYDVAPEGNPSLTVIVPARNEAADVAACLQSLLEQDYANLQIIAVDDRSTDQTGAIMEALAAKHPDKLHVLHITELPSNWLGKPHAMAFAALHASSDYLLFTDADILFRPDAIRRCLAQAVATNADHFVTLPTPIIKTHGEGMLLGFLQVLGLWATRPWRADNPRATRDFVGIGAFCLLRSSAYQELGGFEAFRMEILEDLTLARRVKLMELRQRVAVSPGLVRVHWAPGAMGVVGVMTKNLFAVFQFHISFLLIACGWLTLFYLAPVAFLASPATRIAAIVTIAAIALLYRVAGRLSGISAWYAALFPISAMLFIYSLLCSMFVTLRQGGVTWRGTFYPLAELRNNKSTSLR; encoded by the coding sequence ATGAGCCTCTCGCATCTTCTTTCTTATCTGGCGTGGCTCATCGCTGTTTTCTGGGTATGGAAGGCCATCGCCGCCGCGCGCGGCCTTCCCGGTATTCCAGATATCACCTTGCCGCAGTATGACGTTGCTCCTGAAGGCAATCCATCCCTCACCGTCATCGTCCCCGCTCGCAACGAAGCTGCCGATGTCGCGGCCTGCCTGCAATCGCTGCTCGAACAGGACTACGCAAACCTCCAGATCATCGCCGTCGACGACCGCTCCACCGACCAAACCGGAGCGATCATGGAAGCCCTCGCCGCCAAACATCCAGATAAGCTTCACGTCTTGCACATCACCGAACTTCCATCAAACTGGCTGGGCAAGCCGCACGCCATGGCCTTTGCCGCACTCCACGCAAGCTCGGATTATCTCCTCTTCACTGACGCCGACATTCTCTTCCGCCCCGACGCCATTCGCCGCTGCCTCGCGCAAGCCGTTGCCACCAACGCTGACCACTTCGTCACACTGCCTACTCCCATCATCAAGACTCACGGCGAAGGAATGCTGCTCGGCTTCCTTCAGGTCCTCGGTCTCTGGGCCACGCGACCATGGCGAGCCGACAATCCTCGTGCTACGCGTGACTTCGTAGGCATCGGCGCCTTCTGCTTGCTTCGCTCCTCCGCCTATCAGGAGCTTGGCGGCTTCGAGGCCTTTCGCATGGAGATCCTCGAAGACCTGACCCTCGCCCGCCGCGTCAAGTTGATGGAGCTGCGCCAACGTGTCGCTGTCTCCCCCGGCCTCGTGCGGGTGCACTGGGCACCCGGAGCGATGGGCGTAGTCGGCGTCATGACGAAAAACCTCTTCGCCGTCTTCCAGTTTCACATCTCATTTTTACTGATTGCCTGCGGTTGGCTGACTCTCTTCTACCTCGCGCCCGTCGCATTTCTGGCATCGCCCGCGACACGCATTGCAGCCATCGTCACCATCGCAGCCATCGCGTTGTTGTATCGCGTTGCGGGACGACTCAGCGGAATCTCCGCGTGGTACGCCGCTCTTTTTCCTATCAGCGCGATGCTCTTTATCTACAGCCTGCTGTGCTCCATGTTCGTCACGCTCAGGCAAGGCGGAGTCACCTGGCGAGGCACCTTCTATCCTCTCGCCGAACTTCGCAACAATAAATCTACGTCTCTTCGCTAA
- the ispG gene encoding flavodoxin-dependent (E)-4-hydroxy-3-methylbut-2-enyl-diphosphate synthase, translated as MPEIQRRRAVTVNVGGVRVGSDAPVVVQSMTNTDTADVESTVQQVAALARAGSEMVRVTVNNDEAAKAVPYIVEGIAKKGWTTPIIGDFHYNGHQLLTKYPDTAQALAKYRINPGNCSIGRKDDDNFRTMVEVAVKHQKPVRIGVNWGSLDQALLTKMMDENSKTADPLPARDVMMEAMVVSALDNGAAAERYGLRRDQIILSAKVSGVRDLIDVYTELAGRCDYALHLGLTEAGMGMKGVVASTAGLSPLLLSGIGDTIRVSLTPTPGGDRSEEVRCGQQILQSLGIRSFMPQVTSCPGCGRTTSTYFQELAERIQSYLVASMPEWKKQYPGVEELKLAVMGCIVNGPGESKHANIGISLPGTFEEPKAPVYVDGKLFTTLKGDRIVEEFQVILDEYVEKRYGKVLVEV; from the coding sequence ATGCCTGAGATACAGCGTCGACGTGCGGTAACGGTGAATGTGGGTGGGGTTCGCGTGGGTTCGGATGCGCCGGTTGTTGTGCAGTCGATGACCAATACGGACACTGCGGATGTGGAATCGACGGTACAGCAGGTCGCGGCGCTGGCACGGGCAGGCTCGGAGATGGTGCGCGTCACCGTTAATAATGACGAGGCCGCCAAGGCTGTTCCTTATATTGTCGAAGGCATCGCCAAGAAGGGCTGGACGACGCCCATCATCGGCGACTTCCACTACAACGGCCACCAGTTGCTGACCAAGTATCCCGACACGGCGCAGGCACTGGCGAAGTACAGGATCAATCCGGGCAACTGTTCGATCGGGCGCAAGGACGACGACAACTTCAGGACCATGGTCGAAGTCGCGGTCAAGCACCAGAAGCCGGTGCGGATCGGGGTGAACTGGGGCTCGCTCGACCAGGCACTGCTGACCAAGATGATGGACGAGAACTCGAAGACCGCCGATCCCCTGCCCGCGCGCGACGTGATGATGGAGGCGATGGTGGTGTCGGCCCTCGACAATGGAGCGGCGGCAGAACGATACGGCCTGCGGCGCGACCAGATCATCCTCAGCGCCAAAGTCTCGGGCGTGCGCGACCTGATCGACGTTTATACCGAGCTGGCTGGACGCTGCGACTATGCGCTGCACCTTGGGCTGACCGAGGCCGGGATGGGAATGAAGGGCGTGGTCGCTTCGACGGCTGGCTTGTCTCCCCTGCTGCTGTCGGGGATCGGAGACACCATTCGGGTAAGCCTGACGCCGACTCCGGGAGGCGATCGCAGCGAAGAGGTCCGCTGCGGCCAGCAGATTCTGCAGTCGCTGGGGATTCGGAGCTTTATGCCGCAGGTGACTAGTTGCCCCGGCTGCGGGCGCACGACTTCGACCTATTTCCAGGAGCTGGCGGAGCGGATTCAGAGCTATCTGGTGGCTTCGATGCCGGAGTGGAAGAAGCAGTATCCGGGGGTCGAGGAGCTGAAGCTCGCGGTGATGGGCTGCATTGTTAATGGTCCCGGCGAGAGCAAGCACGCCAACATCGGCATCTCCCTGCCGGGAACTTTCGAGGAGCCTAAAGCTCCGGTTTATGTCGATGGAAAACTATTCACCACGCTGAAGGGCGACAGGATCGTCGAGGAGTTCCAGGTGATCCTCGATGAGTATGTCGAGAAACGGTACGGCAAGGTGCTGGTGGAGGTTTAG
- a CDS encoding group II truncated hemoglobin, with the protein MAPKVPTLFEWLGGSEPIDRLIDRFYQKVPSDPILEPLFAQMPKEHFQHVAQFIAEVLGGPDDYSKLHGGHAAMIRHHLGRGITEQQRQRWVVLLLETADELELPSDPEFRSALVAYLEWGSRLAVINSALPADTPIADAPMPAWNWGVPGGPYQPDTPES; encoded by the coding sequence ATGGCTCCCAAAGTCCCCACGCTCTTTGAATGGCTAGGCGGCTCAGAACCCATCGACCGCCTTATCGACCGTTTCTACCAGAAGGTTCCTTCCGACCCTATTCTTGAGCCTCTCTTTGCTCAGATGCCGAAGGAGCACTTCCAGCATGTGGCCCAGTTCATCGCTGAAGTGCTGGGTGGCCCCGATGATTACTCCAAACTTCATGGCGGACACGCTGCTATGATCCGTCATCACCTCGGTCGAGGCATCACCGAGCAGCAACGCCAACGTTGGGTTGTTCTTCTCCTTGAAACCGCAGACGAACTGGAACTGCCCTCCGATCCCGAGTTCCGCTCTGCCCTCGTAGCCTACCTCGAGTGGGGCTCTCGTCTTGCCGTCATCAACTCAGCGCTCCCCGCTGATACCCCTATCGCCGATGCGCCCATGCCCGCCTGGAACTGGGGTGTTCCTGGCGGCCCCTATCAGCCCGATACCCCTGAATCCTGA
- a CDS encoding fosfomycin resistance glutathione transferase, translating into MIRGINHLTLSVRNLEASFDFYTNVLGLRPVAKWYKGAYLEAGNIWVCLSLDTETRSASLPEYTHTAFTVSAEDFSAAVERLRDANAISWQENHSPGDSFYFLDPDGHKLEIHTETLQDRIRTMKARPPKDLVLFSNSGN; encoded by the coding sequence GTGATTCGCGGCATCAACCACCTCACACTCTCCGTTCGAAACCTGGAAGCGTCTTTCGACTTCTATACAAATGTCCTTGGTCTGCGGCCAGTCGCAAAATGGTACAAGGGCGCCTATCTCGAAGCGGGCAACATCTGGGTATGCCTCAGCCTCGATACTGAAACCCGTTCCGCCAGTCTCCCTGAATACACGCACACAGCCTTCACCGTCTCCGCAGAAGATTTCTCTGCCGCAGTCGAGCGGCTTCGTGACGCGAACGCAATCAGTTGGCAGGAGAACCACAGTCCCGGCGACTCCTTTTATTTTCTCGATCCTGACGGTCACAAGCTGGAGATCCACACCGAGACTCTGCAGGATCGGATTCGGACCATGAAGGCAAGGCCGCCCAAAGATCTTGTCCTCTTCTCCAACTCAGGCAATTAA